The sequence GCATAACCTGGAGATTCTGCGAGGGCTGCCGCAACTGGTGGACGTCGGATATCCGGTCGTGCTGGGGGCATCGCGCAAATCATTCATTGGAAACATGCTCGATGCTGAGGTCGATGATCGCCTCGCCGGCAGCCTGGCCTGTGCCGCGCATGCGGCCCGCTGCGGTGTGGCCATCGTCCGCGTGCATGATGTCAAACCCACCGTCGACTTGCTGCGAATGATCGATGCAATCAATAACGGAACAGCGACACATGACGCGCGACTCATGACACATGACCAATGCCAAAGGCAGCACGTTAGTCGTGGGTCGTGCGTCATGGGTCATGGATCACCATAGTTCAATGCGACTTGGTGTCAATATCGACCACATCGCCACTGTGCGGCAAGCCCGGCGAGGCGCATGGCCAGACCCAGTCGAGGCCGCGCTGATCTGCCAGCGGGCAGGGGCGACGAGTGTTGTCTGCCACTTGCGGGAAGACCGGCGGCATATCCGCGATGAGGATGTGCGGCGGCTCAAGCGCGCGCTGAGCATTCCGCTCAATCTTGAGATATCGATCGCGCCCTCGGTCATCAAGACAGCGCTCGCGATTCGGCCGGACCAGATCACGCTCGTCCCTGAGCGGCGGCAGGAGCTGACGACCGAAGGCGGGCTTGATGCGCTCACACTGCGCCGGCGGTTGCAACCGATCGTCCGCCGGTTTCAGCAGCGGCGGATCGCGGTCAGCCTGTTCGTTGAGCCCGCAATCTCCCAGCTTGACGCGGCGCGCGCGCTTGGCGTTGAGAGCATCGAGCTGCACACCGGGCGGTACGCCAACGCCGCCGCCGCCGCGGCCGCGGGGCGTCGCGCATCCGTCCAAGCCTTGCAGCGCGCTGCCGCCTATGCGCGCGGCACCGGACTCGCCGTGGCCGCCGGCCACGGGATCGGCTACGACAATGTTCAACCGATCGCGAGGCTGCGTGACATTGAGGAGCTGAACATCGGATTTTCCATCATCAGCCGGGCTCTCTGGGTCGGTCTTGATCGCGCCGTCAGAGAAATGCGGCGTCTCCTTCGATGACGCAGCGCATCGGCTGCGGCATCGATGTCGTCGAGCTGCCGCGATTGCGAACAGCGCTCTCGCGCAACGGCCAGGCATTTCTGCGGCGCGTGTTTACCAGCAGGGAAGTGGCCTATGCGAATGCGCGCCCTCGGACCAGGCTGCTGCACTTAGCCGGGCGATTCGCCGCCAAAGAAGCCGTGCTGAAAGCCGTCTCGTGTCTGGCGCCCAACGCCACGCTCGCCATGCGCGACATCGAAATCCGCAACGATCGCCACGGCCGGCCGCACGTCATCGTGCATCGCAAAGGATTTTCCAGGATGACAATCCACATCAGCCTCTCGCATGTGAGTTCCGTGGCCGTCGCCAGCGCCATGGCGATCAGACGATGACCGCGATGCCTCCAGGATTATTGCCATCTCGCGCTCCGCAGACGCATAAAGGCGATGCGGGGCATGTGTTGATGATCGCCGGAGCGGTCGGCTACAGCGGCGCGGCCGCGCTGTGCACCATGGGGGCGTTGCGCGTGGGTGCGGGGCTCGTCACCCTGGGCCTGCCGAAAAGCTTGCATGATCCGATGGTGGAAAAGCTCACCGAGGCCATGCTCAGCCCGCTGCCGGAAACCTCGAAAGGCAGCTTGAGCCTTCAGGCCTATGCGCCGATCCTTGATTTGATTGAGCAACGCGATGTGGTGGCCATCGGCCCAGGGCTCTCGCAGCATGAGGAAACCAAAGAGCTCGCGCGCCGCCTCGCGGTGAAGATCGTCAAGCCTTTGGTGGTGGATGCGGACGGGCTCAATGCGATGGCGGAAGACGTGGACCTCTTGAAGAAGCGCCTTCTTCCCATGATTATGACACCGCATCCCGGAGAGATGGGACGGCTCGCGAAACTCTCGGCGCACGACGTCCAGCAGGATCGCGAGCGCATCGCGCAAGAGTTCGCAAAAAAATACCGGGTGGTGGTGGTCCTCAAAGGGCACGACACCGTCATCGCCAACTTCGATGGCACCAGCGTCATCAATGAGACCGGCAATCCTGGCATGGCCTCAGGCGGCATCGGCGATGTCTTAACCGGCATGATCGCGGGGTTGCTGGCGCAAAAACTTGAGCCGTTTGACGCGGCACGGCTTGGGGTATACTTGCATGGGCTGGCCGGGGATTTAGCCGCGAAGGACCGCGGCGAGATCGGCTTGCTTGCCTCTGACTTGGTCGATAGAATACCTCAAGCTATTCGCCAGTATCAGAGCATGCCGGTGTAGCTCAGGGGTAGAGCAGCTCATTTGTAATGAGCTGGCCGGGGGTTCAATTCCCTCCACCGGCTTTGACAATTAGGGACAGGTGCCGGAGTGGTCAATCGGAGTTGCCTGTAAAGCAACCGGGCTTACGCCCTACGAAGGTTCGAACCCTTCCCTGTCCATCTTTCCCTGCGGGCGTAGTTCAATGGTAGAACGGGAGTTTTCCAAACTCCTCACGGCGGTTCGATTCCGCTCGCCCGCTGCTTTCCGCTTCCGGAAGGGAAGCGAAGAACAATGCCGATGCCCGAGCCGGGCACCCCGCCATCGGCGGGGTCGGCGACGGGCATGCCGAGCACGGAGTGCGAGGCACACGACCGGGATCAAATAGGCGGGACGAGGCACCGCCCAAGAGTAATGCGCGAGGCACGGCCAGTCGGTTCGAAGAGGAAACTATGAGAAATAACAATATTCTCGGTCCCCTGCTGTTTG comes from Candidatus Omnitrophota bacterium and encodes:
- a CDS encoding pyridoxine 5'-phosphate synthase codes for the protein MRLGVNIDHIATVRQARRGAWPDPVEAALICQRAGATSVVCHLREDRRHIRDEDVRRLKRALSIPLNLEISIAPSVIKTALAIRPDQITLVPERRQELTTEGGLDALTLRRRLQPIVRRFQQRRIAVSLFVEPAISQLDAARALGVESIELHTGRYANAAAAAAAGRRASVQALQRAAAYARGTGLAVAAGHGIGYDNVQPIARLRDIEELNIGFSIISRALWVGLDRAVREMRRLLR
- the acpS gene encoding holo-ACP synthase; amino-acid sequence: MTQRIGCGIDVVELPRLRTALSRNGQAFLRRVFTSREVAYANARPRTRLLHLAGRFAAKEAVLKAVSCLAPNATLAMRDIEIRNDRHGRPHVIVHRKGFSRMTIHISLSHVSSVAVASAMAIRR
- a CDS encoding NAD(P)H-hydrate dehydratase, with translation MTAMPPGLLPSRAPQTHKGDAGHVLMIAGAVGYSGAAALCTMGALRVGAGLVTLGLPKSLHDPMVEKLTEAMLSPLPETSKGSLSLQAYAPILDLIEQRDVVAIGPGLSQHEETKELARRLAVKIVKPLVVDADGLNAMAEDVDLLKKRLLPMIMTPHPGEMGRLAKLSAHDVQQDRERIAQEFAKKYRVVVVLKGHDTVIANFDGTSVINETGNPGMASGGIGDVLTGMIAGLLAQKLEPFDAARLGVYLHGLAGDLAAKDRGEIGLLASDLVDRIPQAIRQYQSMPV